In Pseudobacter ginsenosidimutans, the following are encoded in one genomic region:
- a CDS encoding B12-binding domain-containing radical SAM protein, with amino-acid sequence MKTLKIGIIDLVCKGPNNTLWAQTMHANLASIMPQVVATWCEQEGCSVTLVSYTGKEDLTKALPDGVDLVFISAFTQAAQFAYALSNFFHSRKAVTVLGGPHARCYPDDAVQYFDYVLGFTTRNIISEILNNCSRQQPVGQFLSAAKQTIELSSVEERWKFIEPTLKKAPLLKFVPMLGSVGCPYTCPFCIDSTVPYQSMNFDLIKTDLQFLLTKFKSPWIAWHDPNFGVRFGEYMNAISEAAPPGSFRFVAESSLSILTEDHLKIFRQNGFKALLPGVESWYELGNKSRASNITGEEKVNRISEHVNMILRYIPYVQTNFVLGLDSDSGADPFELTKRFIDRSPGAFPGYSLLTAFGEAAPLNLEYQKSGRVIPFPFHFLDNHSAMNIKPRNYEWIDFYNKVINLTSYSFSARALYRRFKATPERTPKWMNLMRAISSEGYGRLRFYQKLRQKLTEDKAMRRFFNGESNEIPSFYTSIIKKDLGIWWDWLPKSALHHDVNAFLQKNHACT; translated from the coding sequence ATGAAAACGCTAAAGATCGGCATTATCGACCTTGTTTGCAAAGGCCCCAATAACACTCTATGGGCTCAAACAATGCATGCAAACCTCGCCAGCATTATGCCCCAGGTTGTTGCAACCTGGTGTGAGCAGGAAGGATGCTCTGTTACACTCGTCAGTTATACCGGAAAGGAAGATCTTACAAAAGCACTTCCGGACGGAGTTGACCTGGTTTTCATCAGCGCCTTTACCCAGGCAGCCCAGTTTGCTTACGCGCTGAGCAATTTTTTCCATAGCAGGAAAGCCGTAACTGTACTTGGCGGCCCCCATGCACGGTGTTATCCTGATGATGCCGTTCAGTATTTCGATTATGTACTGGGTTTTACGACCCGTAACATCATTTCTGAAATATTGAACAATTGCAGCCGCCAGCAGCCCGTTGGACAATTTTTATCAGCCGCTAAACAAACAATCGAATTATCCAGTGTGGAAGAACGATGGAAATTCATAGAACCTACTTTGAAAAAAGCGCCATTGCTGAAGTTTGTCCCCATGCTGGGGAGCGTAGGCTGCCCTTATACCTGCCCTTTCTGTATAGATTCCACGGTGCCTTATCAATCCATGAATTTCGACCTCATCAAAACAGACCTGCAATTCCTGCTCACTAAATTCAAATCCCCCTGGATAGCATGGCATGATCCTAATTTTGGCGTCAGGTTCGGGGAATACATGAATGCCATCTCCGAAGCTGCACCACCCGGCAGTTTCCGCTTTGTTGCAGAAAGCAGCTTATCCATTCTCACAGAAGATCATTTGAAAATTTTCAGGCAAAACGGTTTCAAGGCGCTGTTGCCGGGCGTGGAATCCTGGTACGAACTGGGAAATAAATCGAGGGCATCCAATATTACAGGCGAAGAAAAGGTGAACCGAATTTCGGAGCATGTGAATATGATCCTGAGGTATATTCCCTATGTTCAGACGAATTTTGTACTGGGACTGGACAGCGATTCAGGAGCCGACCCGTTCGAATTGACCAAACGCTTCATTGACCGCTCCCCTGGCGCATTCCCGGGTTATTCACTGCTCACCGCTTTCGGAGAAGCTGCCCCGCTTAATCTCGAATACCAAAAATCGGGCAGAGTAATTCCTTTCCCTTTCCATTTTCTCGACAATCATTCAGCCATGAACATCAAGCCAAGGAATTATGAATGGATTGATTTCTATAATAAGGTAATCAACCTCACCTCCTACTCATTCTCGGCACGGGCACTTTATCGGCGCTTTAAGGCCACGCCGGAAAGGACCCCAAAATGGATGAACCTGATGCGGGCCATCTCTTCAGAAGGATATGGCAGATTGAGGTTCTACCAAAAACTCCGGCAAAAACTTACGGAAGACAAAGCCATGCGCCGTTTTTTTAATGGCGAATCCAACGAGATCCCCTCTTTCTATACATCTATCATCAAAAAAGACCTGGGTATATGGTGGGATTGGCTGCCAAAGAGCGCTCTGCATCATGATGTGAATGCATTTTTGCAAAAGAACCATGCCTGTACATGA
- a CDS encoding bestrophin family protein, which produces MLRESRIPIKYTFGIIKYELTIVLLLGLATHLGAFELMNTLPVMPLAIPAFLGTSISVLLSFKMNQSYDRWWEARRIWGSILNDSRSLIIQLQSFIGVPKTPIIKLIGYRQIAWGYVLGRSLRRQNALQYIAHLLPLPELTAAATQNNQPLFLLQNTARDLEKLRQRDTIDVHAHIHLQETIIRLTDSMGGVERINNTVFPSTYRLVLHFIIYLFVVTLAISLKDIDNRLVIPLLLLISAGFFLIEKVAYYLQDPFRNRPSDVAITEIAKTIEKDIRQLLGEEATATEPDTRTYYIM; this is translated from the coding sequence ATGTTACGAGAATCCAGGATACCCATCAAATACACTTTCGGCATCATCAAATATGAGCTGACCATTGTACTATTGCTGGGACTGGCAACCCATTTAGGAGCCTTTGAACTGATGAACACATTACCGGTGATGCCACTGGCCATTCCTGCATTCCTGGGTACTTCCATATCGGTATTGCTTTCGTTCAAGATGAACCAATCATACGACAGGTGGTGGGAAGCCAGAAGGATCTGGGGCAGTATCCTGAACGATTCCAGGAGTCTGATCATTCAACTGCAATCCTTCATCGGAGTCCCTAAAACACCCATCATAAAACTGATCGGCTACCGGCAAATAGCCTGGGGTTATGTACTGGGGAGATCATTACGCAGGCAGAATGCATTGCAGTATATCGCACACCTGCTTCCCCTGCCTGAATTAACTGCAGCAGCCACACAGAACAACCAGCCACTTTTTCTTTTGCAGAATACGGCCAGGGACCTGGAGAAATTACGCCAGCGTGATACTATCGATGTACATGCGCATATCCATCTCCAGGAAACCATTATCCGCCTTACCGATTCAATGGGAGGAGTTGAGAGGATCAACAATACTGTATTCCCCTCCACCTATCGGCTGGTACTGCATTTCATCATTTACCTTTTTGTTGTAACCCTGGCCATCTCACTGAAAGACATCGACAATCGCCTGGTGATACCGCTGCTGCTTCTGATCTCTGCCGGTTTCTTTCTCATCGAGAAAGTTGCCTACTACCTGCAGGATCCTTTCAGGAACAGGCCCAGCGATGTAGCCATAACAGAAATCGCGAAGACTATAGAAAAAGATATAAGGCAGTTATTGGGAGAAGAAGCTACAGCAACAGAACCCGATACAAGAACGTACTATATAATGTAA
- a CDS encoding cupin domain-containing protein, producing MDSSTEDNAPSYPELERSRAHIIVEILEYVPNSVGIRTIIRKSTGDISMVSFDHGEGLKEKTSPFETFVQVIEGKAELVIDKQVILLHTGEGIIIPAHAPNHIEPNGRFKLILTTIKSGYE from the coding sequence ATGGATAGTTCCACAGAAGATAATGCGCCCTCCTATCCTGAACTGGAAAGGTCTAGAGCGCATATCATTGTAGAGATCCTCGAATATGTACCCAATTCCGTGGGAATAAGAACCATTATCAGGAAATCAACGGGTGATATCAGTATGGTTTCCTTTGATCATGGCGAAGGGTTGAAGGAAAAAACGAGCCCTTTCGAAACCTTCGTGCAGGTGATCGAAGGCAAGGCAGAACTTGTGATAGACAAACAAGTGATTCTGTTGCATACCGGTGAAGGGATCATAATTCCCGCACATGCGCCCAATCATATCGAGCCCAATGGCCGGTTTAAATTGATACTTACCACTATCAAAAGTGGTTATGAATGA
- a CDS encoding MutS-related protein, whose amino-acid sequence MNFVIDKQSQDELNLPGKFRQGSVYFLFNTVKTRGGEQLLDELFKNPLTDAQTINQRTAIFSFFQDARLQFPFDVQQVTLMREYTDAGYGNSLPATWFNTILKKTLSALTRDERYKAMIQGLQATIVTLKKCYAFVTELEALGGPFASRISGVKKILSAPALQELLNVDIYQSISLNTIARYDHLLRNKLNQPIGDILRFISESDVYIAVGNVAAAKNFTYAKALPREANTLKAMELRHPCIDHAIGNEIEMRAGNNVIFLTGANMAGKSTWMKSIGIAMYLAHIGFPVPAQHMEFSIREGIYSSINVADNIGLGYSHFYAEVVRVKNAADATATGKHLLLMFDELFKGTNVKDAYDGTLAVTEAFSEYKNCLFIVSTHIIEVGEALKKLNNVQFTFMPTVMKGMVPHYTYNLEKGITEDRQGMMIIRNEGILDLISS is encoded by the coding sequence ATGAATTTTGTTATCGATAAGCAATCCCAGGATGAATTGAACCTGCCCGGAAAATTCCGGCAGGGATCAGTGTATTTTCTTTTCAATACCGTCAAAACCCGTGGTGGCGAGCAATTGCTGGATGAATTGTTTAAAAACCCATTGACAGATGCACAGACCATCAACCAGCGCACAGCCATTTTCAGCTTCTTCCAGGATGCCCGGCTCCAATTCCCTTTCGATGTGCAACAGGTAACCCTCATGCGAGAATATACCGATGCCGGCTACGGCAACAGCCTGCCCGCCACCTGGTTCAATACCATCCTGAAGAAAACCCTGTCTGCACTCACCCGCGATGAACGCTACAAAGCCATGATCCAGGGACTGCAGGCCACTATCGTAACCCTCAAGAAATGCTATGCATTCGTAACGGAACTGGAAGCATTGGGCGGTCCATTTGCCAGCAGGATATCCGGCGTCAAAAAGATATTATCAGCGCCCGCATTACAGGAATTGCTGAACGTGGATATCTATCAATCCATTTCACTCAATACCATTGCCCGTTATGATCACCTGTTGCGCAACAAGCTCAACCAACCAATTGGAGACATCCTTCGTTTCATTTCGGAATCCGATGTATACATCGCAGTTGGCAATGTGGCCGCTGCAAAAAACTTCACTTATGCGAAGGCGTTACCACGCGAAGCCAACACCCTCAAAGCAATGGAGCTCCGCCATCCCTGCATAGATCACGCCATCGGGAATGAGATCGAAATGAGAGCAGGAAACAATGTGATCTTCCTCACCGGTGCAAACATGGCCGGCAAATCCACCTGGATGAAGAGCATCGGCATTGCCATGTACCTGGCGCATATCGGGTTCCCGGTACCAGCGCAGCACATGGAATTCTCCATCCGCGAAGGAATTTACTCCAGTATCAATGTGGCCGACAATATTGGGCTTGGTTACAGCCATTTCTATGCAGAAGTAGTGCGCGTGAAGAATGCCGCCGATGCCACCGCCACAGGGAAACATTTACTACTGATGTTTGATGAACTGTTCAAGGGAACGAATGTGAAAGATGCTTACGATGGAACTTTGGCAGTTACTGAAGCATTTTCGGAATATAAGAATTGCCTGTTCATTGTGAGCACCCATATCATCGAAGTGGGAGAAGCATTGAAAAAACTGAACAATGTGCAGTTCACATTCATGCCTACCGTAATGAAGGGAATGGTGCCTCATTACACATACAACCTGGAAAAAGGAATTACGGAAGACAGGCAGGGAATGATGATCATCAGGAATGAAGGCATTCTCGATCTGATCAGCTCCTGA
- a CDS encoding MutS-related protein, producing MLLQTDEQTIEDLRLFSKRDQPGIYDIYNNTSTRGGEAVLEQLFRHPLADKEAITKRAGIISTFASLDTIFPFQAGMLDTVEKYMSHAEEKTDGQKAALGEKEIGNGVTGVIELLHAVRDFVNNGDIQRIPELEKERTTISVLLNAPAFAPVFNEQPKSKLSYAAVTAYDLLFRNREKEKIKEVLRFIYDIDVYISVAQVANKRKFIFPVTHPKRTGLLKLEGVYHPELKDPVANNLTMDHSKSVVFLTGANMAGKSTFLRSFSTALYIAHMGFPVAARAMDFSVMDGLYTTINLPDNLGIGASHFYVEVLRVKKMASELSQGKSLFVLFDELFRGTNVKDAHEGTVAITHAFAGKKDSMFIISSHIVEAGDALKQKPNIGFHYLPTKMNGNVPEYTYTLEKGITDDRHGMIIIRNEGILETLKNGKKE from the coding sequence ATGTTATTGCAAACAGATGAACAAACCATCGAAGATCTCCGCTTATTCTCCAAACGCGATCAACCGGGCATCTACGATATCTATAACAATACCTCAACCCGTGGAGGCGAAGCCGTGCTGGAACAACTGTTCCGGCACCCGCTCGCCGATAAGGAAGCCATCACCAAAAGAGCAGGTATCATATCCACGTTTGCCAGCCTGGATACAATATTCCCCTTTCAGGCAGGCATGCTGGATACAGTGGAAAAATATATGTCACATGCCGAAGAAAAAACAGATGGACAAAAAGCTGCACTGGGAGAAAAAGAGATCGGCAACGGCGTAACAGGCGTGATAGAATTGCTGCACGCCGTCAGAGATTTCGTGAACAACGGAGATATACAACGCATTCCTGAACTGGAGAAGGAAAGGACCACTATCAGCGTGCTGCTGAACGCCCCGGCATTCGCTCCCGTTTTCAATGAACAACCGAAAAGCAAGCTGTCCTATGCAGCCGTCACCGCTTACGACCTGCTTTTCCGCAACCGAGAAAAAGAAAAGATAAAAGAAGTGCTGCGCTTCATTTACGATATAGATGTGTATATCTCCGTTGCGCAGGTGGCCAATAAACGGAAATTCATTTTTCCGGTTACCCACCCCAAAAGAACAGGCTTACTGAAACTGGAAGGGGTATATCATCCGGAACTGAAGGATCCCGTAGCCAACAACCTTACGATGGACCATTCGAAATCCGTTGTGTTCCTGACAGGCGCCAATATGGCCGGCAAAAGCACTTTTCTGCGCTCTTTTAGTACTGCCCTGTACATCGCACACATGGGGTTTCCGGTAGCCGCCCGCGCCATGGATTTTTCGGTTATGGATGGACTTTACACTACCATCAACCTGCCGGATAATCTCGGGATCGGGGCCAGCCATTTCTATGTGGAAGTTTTGAGGGTGAAAAAGATGGCCAGCGAGCTCAGCCAGGGTAAATCATTGTTCGTGTTGTTCGATGAATTGTTCCGTGGCACCAACGTGAAGGATGCACATGAAGGCACAGTGGCCATCACCCACGCTTTTGCCGGGAAAAAGGACAGTATGTTCATCATTTCCTCACATATCGTGGAAGCAGGTGATGCATTGAAACAAAAACCGAATATCGGTTTCCATTATTTGCCCACAAAGATGAACGGAAATGTTCCCGAATATACGTATACGTTAGAAAAAGGCATTACCGATGACCGGCATGGCATGATCATCATCCGGAATGAAGGCATTTTGGAAACATTGAAGAACGGAAAAAAGGAATGA
- a CDS encoding response regulator, which yields MSIHPRILLIVDDDPDDRNLFIAAVKEVEETMICIPADNGQQALELLNNKEIPLPDFIVLDLRMPRYSGKTCLSAIKADARLKDIPVFIYTTSNNVEESKELAQMGACHFMTKPGNADEIYYLVSFILGEPWHTYSNR from the coding sequence ATGAGCATACATCCGAGGATATTACTTATTGTAGATGATGATCCAGATGACCGGAATCTCTTCATTGCAGCAGTGAAGGAAGTTGAAGAAACAATGATCTGCATACCGGCTGATAACGGGCAGCAGGCACTGGAACTATTGAACAACAAAGAAATCCCCCTGCCGGATTTTATTGTTCTGGACCTTAGAATGCCGCGCTACAGTGGAAAGACATGCCTCTCTGCAATAAAAGCAGACGCCAGGCTGAAAGACATCCCGGTCTTCATCTATACAACTTCCAACAATGTGGAAGAGTCAAAAGAATTAGCCCAAATGGGAGCCTGTCATTTTATGACCAAGCCAGGGAATGCAGATGAAATTTATTACCTGGTTTCGTTCATACTGGGAGAACCCTGGCATACCTATTCGAACCGCTAA
- a CDS encoding helix-turn-helix domain-containing protein produces MVCVRCKMIVKTVLDSLDIQFEDVELGKVVLSSDLNSDQRSELNSALRYYELELLDSPKQILVENIKISIIEMVDTANGEKSVKFSELLSRKLNRDYTYLANTFSEIEKSTIEKFYILKKVERVKELMLYEGMSIKEIAFQLSYSSVAHLSTQFKAITGITPARFKKLWQAQTRVS; encoded by the coding sequence ATGGTCTGTGTGCGATGTAAAATGATCGTGAAAACAGTGCTGGATTCACTGGACATCCAATTCGAGGATGTGGAACTGGGGAAAGTTGTTCTTTCATCAGATCTGAATTCCGACCAAAGAAGTGAATTGAATTCCGCTCTGAGATATTATGAGCTGGAACTATTGGATTCACCCAAACAGATCCTGGTTGAAAACATTAAGATCTCCATCATTGAAATGGTAGATACTGCCAATGGAGAGAAGTCTGTTAAATTCTCCGAATTACTCAGCAGGAAACTGAACCGGGATTATACTTATCTGGCAAATACTTTTTCTGAGATCGAAAAAAGCACCATTGAAAAATTCTACATCCTGAAGAAAGTTGAACGTGTGAAAGAATTGATGCTATACGAAGGGATGAGCATCAAGGAAATTGCTTTTCAATTAAGCTATAGCAGTGTTGCACATCTCAGTACACAGTTCAAAGCGATCACAGGAATAACGCCCGCCCGGTTCAAGAAGCTATGGCAGGCGCAAACAAGAGTTTCCTGA
- a CDS encoding helix-turn-helix domain-containing protein — translation MKLFIKNMVCIRCKMVVRDELTKLGVHCIVVELGEAEILETITPEQREEIRSVLLRSGLELMDDKKSMLIQKIKQVIIELVHYSEEPLRVKFSEYLSRQLNYDYTYLANVFSEVQGTTIEKFIISHKIERVKELLVYNELTLSEIAFRMHYSSVSHLSAQFKKVTGLTPSHFKQIKSQRRNMLDEL, via the coding sequence TTGAAACTCTTTATAAAAAATATGGTGTGCATTCGTTGCAAAATGGTGGTGAGGGATGAATTGACAAAACTTGGGGTTCATTGTATTGTAGTTGAACTCGGAGAAGCGGAAATTCTTGAAACCATTACCCCGGAACAACGGGAAGAGATCCGGTCTGTTCTGTTACGATCCGGACTTGAACTAATGGACGATAAAAAAAGCATGCTTATCCAGAAGATCAAACAGGTGATTATCGAATTGGTGCATTACTCCGAGGAGCCGCTAAGGGTAAAGTTCTCTGAATACCTGAGCCGGCAATTGAACTACGATTATACTTACCTGGCCAATGTGTTCTCGGAAGTGCAGGGCACTACCATCGAAAAATTCATTATCTCACACAAGATCGAACGGGTTAAGGAATTGCTGGTCTACAATGAGCTCACACTTTCAGAAATTGCCTTCCGGATGCATTATAGCAGCGTGTCTCATTTGTCAGCCCAATTCAAAAAAGTAACCGGTCTCACTCCTTCACATTTCAAACAGATCAAATCCCAGAGACGCAACATGCTGGACGAGCTGTAA
- a CDS encoding ABC transporter ATP-binding protein translates to MSALLKVENLSHRYATAWAIRDINIEINQKGVVGLLGSNGAGKSTTMNIICGVLNQTEGEVYVNGIDKRKDPRGAKRELGFLPQTPPLYADFTVNEYLTYAATLRFIERIKIKSAVEEAMEKTGITHFSSRLIKNLSGGYRQRVGIAQAIIHKPGMVILDEPTNGLDPNQVIEARKLIREIANDHLVLLSSHVLSEINLLCREIIMIEGGRIVFADSIDAFNSYAQPQTIFVKMDNLPAASELQRIPGITKVEAVSPNSCHLYFSGSSTITQTIIRTSIENNWGLSEISLEKSLLDDVFKQLSHSQQ, encoded by the coding sequence ATGAGTGCATTATTAAAAGTAGAAAACCTTTCACACCGTTATGCCACTGCCTGGGCGATCAGGGATATCAATATCGAGATCAATCAGAAAGGCGTGGTGGGTTTGCTTGGCTCCAACGGAGCCGGCAAATCCACCACCATGAACATCATCTGTGGTGTACTGAACCAAACCGAAGGCGAAGTGTATGTGAACGGCATCGATAAAAGAAAAGATCCCAGGGGCGCCAAACGAGAACTGGGCTTTCTTCCGCAAACGCCGCCATTGTATGCAGACTTCACCGTGAATGAATACCTCACCTACGCCGCTACGCTTCGCTTCATCGAAAGAATAAAGATCAAAAGCGCTGTAGAGGAAGCAATGGAAAAGACCGGCATCACGCATTTCAGCTCGCGCCTGATCAAGAATCTCTCCGGAGGTTACCGGCAACGGGTGGGTATTGCTCAGGCCATCATTCACAAGCCAGGAATGGTAATACTGGATGAGCCCACCAATGGCCTCGATCCCAACCAGGTGATCGAAGCAAGGAAACTCATCCGTGAGATCGCCAATGACCACCTCGTATTACTGAGCTCTCACGTGCTTTCCGAGATCAACCTGCTCTGCCGCGAGATCATCATGATCGAAGGAGGGAGGATCGTGTTCGCCGATTCCATCGATGCCTTCAACAGCTATGCACAACCGCAAACCATTTTTGTGAAGATGGATAACCTGCCTGCTGCATCCGAGCTGCAAAGAATACCCGGCATCACCAAAGTGGAAGCAGTATCACCCAATAGTTGTCATTTGTACTTCTCCGGTAGTTCAACCATTACACAAACGATCATCCGCACCAGTATTGAAAACAACTGGGGCCTCTCCGAGATCAGCCTGGAAAAATCGCTGCTCGACGATGTTTTCAAACAATTGTCTCACTCACAACAATAA
- a CDS encoding ABC transporter permease subunit, with amino-acid sequence MYIIFKVAQAELRNLFYSPIAWLLTVVFFVLCAVQFTAPLETFSRIQQIMQESDPDWKGFNSGMSWGVFAGSYGEMVDKLYLFIPLLTMGIINRELQSGSIKLLYSSPIRTRDIVFGKYLALVVFNSILIFFVAIFLTTGYFSIEHAEWKWFLSAMLGIFLLANTYAAIGLFISSLTSYQIVAGIITFVVFFVLYAIQNLWQQYDFVRDLTWFLSLSGRTSNILGGLITTRDVCYFLLIIVLFLAFTLIKLKSTQESKHWRVAFSRYLGCFLVVMALGYLTSRPGLIGYLDITNTQQNTLNPATQEVLKEMDGSPLTVTLYTNLLGKAVRAGFPEHRNKYVWHFWENVIRFYPNIKLKYEYYYDAQDGDSAYLKQFNVKTLDEAAARMAEFFDIRLSLFQKPAEMRKKISLKEENYGLVMQLEYKGRKEFLRTFSDTKVWPDENHISGTIRRLTRDAVPEVLFTTGHYERNPYKGGEREFANHTANIESRGALINKGVNTDTVNLLHQDIPSTTDMLVVADPRSALEPVEQQKILSWLEKGGDAIFYAEPGKQQMLNPILQTLGVTLEDGTIVTPNPHEMPHYFLGIITDTGSNLADEPALYDYRTTRRMKYGIKHMGGGHLNYDTSKGFRIEAILDAEGMKNRWIEKGNLVVDSAAPIYAPQEGDVKKEKYITGVKLSRMVNGQEQRIVVAGDADFMSNRNEHGGPFYNAAYSWALNNEYPVYHNGIYAKDLFLTIGKQTGKALKPVFVYIIPSIILLTGIILLIRRKRK; translated from the coding sequence ATGTATATCATTTTCAAAGTGGCGCAGGCAGAACTGCGCAACCTCTTCTATTCCCCTATCGCATGGTTGCTTACGGTGGTTTTCTTCGTGCTCTGTGCCGTTCAGTTCACAGCGCCGCTGGAAACTTTCAGCCGCATACAGCAAATCATGCAGGAATCCGACCCTGATTGGAAAGGATTCAATTCCGGTATGAGCTGGGGTGTTTTTGCCGGCAGTTACGGTGAAATGGTAGACAAGCTCTATCTCTTCATTCCCCTGCTGACGATGGGCATCATCAACCGGGAATTGCAAAGCGGGTCCATCAAGCTGTTATACTCGAGCCCCATCCGCACACGCGATATCGTTTTCGGCAAATACCTGGCGCTGGTAGTATTCAATAGCATCCTCATCTTTTTTGTGGCCATCTTTCTTACTACAGGCTATTTCTCCATTGAACATGCAGAATGGAAATGGTTCCTGTCTGCCATGCTGGGCATTTTCCTGCTGGCGAATACCTATGCTGCTATCGGTTTGTTCATTTCTTCCCTGACCAGCTACCAGATCGTGGCGGGCATCATCACTTTTGTTGTATTCTTTGTGCTCTATGCCATCCAGAATCTCTGGCAGCAATATGATTTTGTAAGAGACCTCACCTGGTTCCTGTCGCTTTCCGGAAGAACTTCCAATATCCTGGGAGGATTGATCACCACCCGGGATGTTTGTTATTTCCTGCTCATTATCGTACTGTTCCTCGCATTCACCCTGATCAAACTGAAAAGCACGCAGGAATCCAAACACTGGCGTGTTGCCTTCAGCCGTTATCTCGGATGTTTTCTGGTGGTGATGGCACTTGGCTATCTTACTTCCCGACCGGGTTTGATCGGTTATCTCGATATCACCAACACGCAACAGAATACGCTGAACCCCGCTACCCAGGAAGTATTGAAAGAGATGGACGGATCTCCGTTGACCGTAACACTATACACCAACCTGCTGGGTAAAGCCGTGAGGGCCGGTTTTCCGGAACATCGCAACAAATATGTATGGCATTTCTGGGAAAACGTGATCAGGTTCTATCCTAACATTAAGCTGAAATATGAATATTACTACGATGCACAGGATGGCGACAGCGCTTACCTGAAGCAGTTCAATGTAAAGACCCTGGACGAAGCTGCGGCCAGGATGGCGGAGTTCTTCGACATAAGGCTTTCTCTTTTTCAAAAGCCCGCTGAGATGCGGAAAAAGATTTCACTGAAAGAGGAGAACTACGGCCTTGTGATGCAGTTGGAATATAAAGGCCGAAAAGAATTTCTCAGGACCTTTTCCGATACCAAAGTATGGCCTGATGAGAACCATATCTCAGGCACCATCAGGAGGCTGACCAGGGATGCTGTACCGGAAGTGCTTTTCACTACCGGGCACTACGAAAGAAATCCCTACAAAGGCGGAGAGCGGGAATTTGCGAACCATACCGCCAATATCGAATCGAGAGGTGCACTCATCAACAAGGGCGTGAATACAGATACTGTGAACCTGCTACACCAGGATATCCCTTCAACAACGGATATGCTGGTGGTGGCCGATCCCCGCTCAGCCCTTGAACCGGTGGAACAACAAAAAATTCTTTCCTGGCTGGAAAAGGGCGGCGATGCCATCTTCTATGCAGAGCCCGGCAAACAGCAAATGCTGAACCCCATTCTCCAGACACTGGGTGTGACGTTGGAAGACGGCACCATTGTTACTCCCAACCCACATGAAATGCCCCATTATTTCCTGGGCATAATTACCGATACCGGCTCGAACCTGGCCGATGAGCCTGCCTTGTACGATTACCGGACCACCCGAAGAATGAAATATGGCATCAAGCATATGGGAGGAGGCCACCTGAACTATGACACCAGTAAAGGTTTCCGGATCGAGGCGATACTCGATGCAGAAGGCATGAAGAACAGGTGGATCGAAAAAGGCAATCTGGTAGTGGATTCTGCCGCGCCCATCTATGCACCGCAGGAAGGCGATGTAAAAAAAGAGAAATATATCACCGGCGTGAAACTTTCCCGAATGGTGAATGGACAGGAACAAAGGATCGTTGTAGCCGGCGATGCGGATTTTATGTCGAACAGGAATGAACATGGTGGCCCCTTCTACAATGCCGCCTATAGCTGGGCATTGAACAATGAATATCCGGTATACCACAACGGCATTTATGCCAAAGACCTGTTCCTCACTATCGGTAAACAAACAGGAAAAGCGCTGAAGCCTGTATTCGTGTACATCATCCCCTCTATCATTTTGCTCACCGGCATCATCCTGCTGATCCGCAGAAAGCGAAAATAA